A stretch of the Pseudomonas sp. ACM7 genome encodes the following:
- a CDS encoding MarR family transcriptional regulator, which translates to MPLTDQHRFGMQLAQMSRGWRAELDRRLAGLGLSQARWLVLLHLARFDDAPTQRELAQSVGVEGPTLARLLDSLENQGLVQRQSVLEDRRAKKIVLCAPALPLIEQIETIATQLRHELFDGVDEADLKVCMRVHGHILANLEKS; encoded by the coding sequence ATGCCGTTAACCGACCAACACCGTTTTGGCATGCAACTGGCCCAGATGTCGCGCGGCTGGCGTGCCGAACTGGACCGCCGTCTGGCTGGCCTGGGACTGTCCCAGGCGCGCTGGCTGGTGCTGCTGCACCTGGCGCGTTTTGACGATGCCCCGACCCAGCGTGAACTGGCGCAAAGCGTCGGCGTTGAAGGGCCGACCCTGGCTCGTCTGCTCGACAGCCTCGAAAACCAGGGACTGGTGCAACGTCAATCGGTGCTGGAAGACCGCCGGGCGAAGAAAATCGTCCTCTGTGCCCCGGCCCTTCCCTTGATCGAACAAATTGAAACCATTGCCACCCAACTGCGCCACGAATTGTTCGACGGCGTCGATGAGGCGGACTTGAAGGTCTGCATGCGTGTCCACGGGCACATTCTGGCGAACCTGGAAAAGTCTTGA
- a CDS encoding FimV/HubP family polar landmark protein translates to MLESWHMVLRCCARLLLVGGAVTYSALAPALGLGDITLHSALNQPFRADIALEDAAGLEEGELSVSLATADEFSRAGIDRVFFLNNLKFTPILRGNRSLIRVSSSKPVTEPFLNFLVQLNQPNGRVLREYTVLIDPPGSPGIVPVTDEPLTDVQSSGFPTVEPAVAQPPAAKGKKPPAPRVDQPAAAPVSDPVAEQLAASVLQNQQLQATIDELTAKLQAQEEQVAGQKKQVTELQTQLAEIKTAAAEPVAPVVVAPAPAIVEEPEATNWGLIVGLLAVVALVLLGLFVRRQRQQVQALPDALPVLPSPHEPVLNRTAEPVAQSSELQPATESGEETPAGDVLEGVGIYLAYGRFSEAAGLLREALIKAPQRTDLAVQLLEVLGKQGDVPAYEAQENNLRDAGYDLQELKNIRARHPKLSSAVALTVAASIIPPKISIAEAAPNDEFQLNLDDLSMDSSWDLISPFEDSPSAAKPSSESASVEPPFVSNLHVLPEVFEMPDDSTLDEPQLEWVAEPDSQSLDDTFLNEFGDPGQSLELEPLNLEPAEPSSADKLEQAQTCIDDGDLDCAIELLNELLKEGNEPLKQTARNLLAGLS, encoded by the coding sequence ATGCTCGAGAGTTGGCACATGGTTTTGCGGTGTTGCGCCAGGCTGCTTCTGGTCGGTGGTGCTGTCACTTACTCTGCATTGGCGCCCGCGTTGGGCTTGGGTGATATAACCCTGCATTCGGCGCTGAATCAGCCGTTTCGCGCCGACATCGCACTGGAAGATGCCGCAGGTCTGGAGGAGGGTGAACTCTCGGTCAGCCTCGCGACAGCGGACGAGTTCAGCCGCGCCGGCATCGATCGGGTGTTCTTCCTCAATAATCTGAAATTCACGCCGATCCTGCGCGGCAACCGCAGCCTGATCCGGGTGAGCTCCAGCAAACCGGTCACTGAACCTTTCCTGAATTTCCTGGTGCAGCTCAATCAGCCCAACGGGCGTGTGCTGCGCGAGTACACGGTCCTGATCGATCCGCCGGGTTCGCCGGGGATTGTTCCCGTCACTGACGAACCGTTGACCGACGTTCAGTCCTCTGGATTCCCGACGGTTGAGCCGGCCGTTGCGCAGCCACCTGCGGCGAAGGGCAAAAAGCCCCCGGCTCCTCGCGTCGATCAACCTGCCGCAGCGCCTGTGAGTGATCCCGTTGCCGAACAACTGGCCGCCAGCGTGCTGCAAAACCAGCAGCTGCAAGCAACCATCGATGAATTGACTGCGAAGCTTCAGGCCCAGGAGGAGCAGGTCGCCGGTCAGAAAAAGCAGGTGACTGAACTGCAAACCCAATTGGCGGAAATCAAGACCGCAGCGGCAGAGCCGGTTGCACCCGTCGTTGTGGCTCCCGCGCCGGCCATTGTTGAAGAGCCTGAGGCTACCAACTGGGGGCTGATTGTCGGGTTACTGGCGGTGGTGGCTCTGGTGTTGCTGGGGTTGTTCGTTCGGCGTCAACGACAACAGGTTCAGGCATTGCCCGACGCTTTACCTGTTTTGCCATCACCGCATGAACCGGTGCTCAATCGCACGGCAGAACCGGTTGCCCAATCTTCAGAGTTGCAACCGGCAACTGAATCGGGTGAAGAGACGCCCGCAGGCGATGTACTCGAAGGGGTCGGAATCTATCTGGCCTATGGCCGTTTTTCCGAAGCGGCCGGTTTGTTGCGAGAGGCGCTGATCAAGGCGCCGCAGCGAACGGATCTAGCCGTTCAGCTGTTGGAAGTCTTGGGTAAACAGGGTGACGTACCCGCCTATGAAGCACAGGAAAACAACCTGCGTGACGCCGGATACGACCTGCAAGAACTTAAGAATATTCGCGCCCGACACCCGAAATTGAGCAGTGCGGTAGCGTTGACCGTCGCAGCTTCAATCATTCCCCCCAAGATTTCGATTGCCGAAGCAGCACCCAACGATGAGTTCCAGTTGAACCTGGATGACCTGTCGATGGATTCGAGTTGGGACTTGATCAGCCCTTTTGAGGACTCGCCTTCCGCCGCGAAGCCATCGAGCGAATCCGCGTCGGTCGAGCCGCCGTTTGTCTCGAACCTGCACGTCTTGCCCGAGGTGTTTGAAATGCCCGACGACTCGACGCTGGACGAGCCCCAACTTGAATGGGTCGCCGAGCCTGATTCGCAGTCTCTGGATGACACCTTTCTCAACGAGTTCGGCGACCCCGGCCAGTCGCTGGAACTGGAACCGCTGAACCTGGAACCGGCCGAGCCGAGCAGCGCCGATAAACTGGAACAAGCCCAGACCTGCATTGATGACGGCGATCTGGACTGCGCCATCGAACTGCTTAACGAGTTGCTCAAGGAAGGTAACGAGCCGCTTAAGCAGACCGCCCGGAACCTGCTCGCCGGGCTATCATAG
- a CDS encoding SelT/SelW/SelH family protein has translation MTARKPEIIITYCTQCQWLLRAAWLAQELLSTFGDDLGKVSLVPGTGGVFHIFCDDVQIWERKADGGFPEAKVLKQRVRDQIDPDRDLGHNDRTQ, from the coding sequence ATGACTGCACGCAAACCGGAAATCATCATCACGTATTGCACGCAATGCCAGTGGCTGTTGCGTGCTGCCTGGCTGGCCCAGGAGCTGCTCAGCACCTTCGGTGACGATCTGGGCAAAGTGTCGCTGGTGCCCGGCACCGGTGGGGTGTTTCACATTTTCTGTGACGATGTGCAGATCTGGGAGCGCAAGGCCGATGGCGGTTTCCCAGAGGCCAAAGTGCTGAAGCAGCGGGTCCGCGATCAAATTGATCCGGACCGCGACCTGGGGCACAACGACCGCACTCAGTGA
- a CDS encoding DMT family transporter, translating to MTPRTALGALHIGALMFGLTGVFGKLAAASPAIIVFGRAAFAVLALAVFARFASTTRWQKLEAVDWRRLLLSGLLLAGHWVSFFIAVKVAGVAIATLGFASFPAFTVILEGLIFRERIRANEILLVVLVSVGLVLVTPDFDLASGATIGLLWAVGSGLLFSLLSLTNRASSGRIPAVQAALCQNVVVALCLLPVAAPQLSEVLAIDWLWIGLLGVFCTGVAHSLFVASLAVIKARTAAVVFALEPVYGITVAWLLFDENPTLRMLVGGALIIVAIVVSSRLSGGSSKKTVAAEAASH from the coding sequence ATGACTCCCCGTACCGCCCTTGGCGCCCTGCATATCGGCGCACTGATGTTCGGCTTGACCGGTGTGTTCGGCAAACTTGCTGCGGCCTCCCCCGCCATTATCGTTTTTGGTCGTGCCGCGTTCGCCGTGCTGGCGTTAGCCGTTTTTGCGCGGTTCGCCAGTACTACTCGCTGGCAGAAACTCGAGGCTGTGGACTGGCGCCGACTGTTGCTCAGCGGCTTACTGCTGGCCGGACACTGGGTGAGTTTTTTCATTGCAGTGAAGGTCGCAGGCGTGGCAATCGCGACCCTGGGTTTCGCCAGCTTCCCGGCGTTTACCGTGATCCTTGAAGGGTTGATTTTCCGCGAGCGAATTCGCGCCAACGAAATCCTGCTGGTGGTGCTGGTCAGTGTCGGGCTGGTGCTCGTCACCCCTGATTTCGATCTGGCCAGCGGCGCCACAATTGGTCTGCTGTGGGCGGTGGGTTCAGGCTTGCTGTTCTCTCTGCTATCGCTGACCAACCGCGCCAGCTCCGGGCGAATCCCGGCGGTGCAGGCTGCGCTGTGTCAGAACGTGGTGGTCGCGTTGTGCCTGTTGCCGGTGGCGGCACCGCAGTTGAGCGAAGTGCTCGCCATCGACTGGTTGTGGATCGGTCTGCTCGGGGTGTTCTGCACCGGCGTCGCTCATAGTCTGTTTGTCGCCAGCCTGGCAGTGATCAAGGCGCGGACCGCGGCTGTGGTGTTCGCCCTGGAGCCGGTTTACGGCATCACTGTGGCCTGGCTGCTGTTTGATGAAAACCCGACACTGCGCATGCTGGTCGGTGGCGCGCTGATCATCGTGGCGATCGTGGTCTCCAGCCGACTCTCGGGCGGTTCAAGCAAGAAGACCGTTGCGGCAGAAGCCGCCTCTCACTGA
- a CDS encoding AraC family transcriptional regulator gives MRPILTLRQYAHDLIVHSHDHAQLVFGLSGALDFEVDGRGSQVVQQSFVVVPSGFHHACGSANGSRCLVLDVPSDQWVSQSLGDHAEASRRLLDNAGRLSLDAGQSQLVSWLAGSQVSDPLIAQQGAVLLLASLNNAKPEIVGGRRLPYAALNAHIDQYAAYPLQVADLARVAGLSSARLHARFVAECGQTPMDYIRSRRLHMAVGLLRDSALPIGEIASRVGYSSQSAFAAVVLREFGASPGKLRREVCDKRQ, from the coding sequence ATGAGACCGATCCTCACGCTACGCCAATACGCTCATGACCTGATCGTCCATAGCCACGACCACGCGCAGCTGGTGTTCGGGCTGTCGGGTGCGCTGGATTTCGAGGTCGACGGGCGTGGCAGCCAGGTGGTCCAGCAGAGTTTCGTGGTGGTGCCATCCGGTTTCCATCACGCCTGCGGTAGCGCCAATGGTAGCCGTTGCCTGGTGCTGGATGTGCCCAGCGACCAATGGGTTTCTCAGTCCCTGGGTGATCACGCCGAAGCCAGTCGTCGTTTACTCGACAACGCCGGTCGCCTGTCGCTGGATGCCGGGCAAAGCCAATTAGTCAGCTGGTTGGCAGGCAGTCAGGTCAGCGATCCACTGATCGCGCAACAAGGCGCGGTGCTGTTGCTGGCCAGCCTCAACAACGCCAAACCCGAGATCGTCGGCGGTCGGCGCCTGCCTTATGCCGCGCTGAATGCGCACATCGATCAGTACGCTGCCTATCCACTTCAAGTCGCCGATCTGGCGCGCGTCGCCGGTCTGTCCAGCGCTCGGCTGCATGCACGGTTCGTTGCTGAATGCGGGCAGACGCCGATGGATTACATCCGCAGTCGACGTTTGCACATGGCCGTGGGCTTGTTGCGGGATTCGGCACTGCCGATCGGCGAGATTGCCAGTCGGGTCGGTTACAGTTCGCAGAGCGCCTTCGCGGCGGTGGTGTTGCGGGAGTTCGGTGCCTCACCTGGCAAATTGCGGCGCGAGGTTTGCGACAAAAGGCAATAG
- a CDS encoding UDP-2,3-diacylglucosamine diphosphatase produces the protein MTSAELAKPSRKQRVRTLWISDVHLGTRDCQAEHLSQFLKGYHADKIYLVGDIIDGWKLRGGMYWPQAHTNVIRRLLTMSKRGTEVIYVTGNHDEFLRRYSKLILGNIQLVDEAVHVTADGRHLLVIHGDQFDVITRYHRWLAFLGDSAYEFTLTLNRWLNHWRARYGYGYWSLSAYLKHKVKTAVSFISDFEEAIAHECVKRELHGVVCGHIHHAEIRKVGGVDYLNCGDWVESCTALIEHWDGSIELYRLADAQAREAELKAIKIAEPA, from the coding sequence ATGACCAGCGCCGAGCTCGCCAAACCCAGTCGTAAACAACGTGTGCGGACCTTGTGGATTTCCGACGTGCATCTGGGTACCCGGGATTGCCAGGCCGAACACCTGTCTCAGTTTCTCAAGGGCTACCACGCGGACAAGATCTACCTGGTCGGCGACATCATCGATGGCTGGAAGCTGCGCGGCGGCATGTACTGGCCTCAGGCGCACACGAATGTGATCCGTCGCCTGCTGACCATGAGCAAGCGCGGCACCGAGGTGATCTACGTCACCGGCAACCACGACGAATTCCTGCGCCGTTATTCGAAGCTGATTCTGGGCAATATCCAGCTAGTGGACGAGGCGGTGCACGTGACCGCCGATGGTCGCCATCTTCTGGTCATTCATGGCGACCAGTTTGACGTGATCACCAGGTATCACCGCTGGCTGGCCTTTCTCGGCGACTCGGCCTACGAATTCACCCTGACCCTCAACCGCTGGCTCAACCATTGGCGCGCCCGTTATGGCTACGGTTACTGGTCGCTGTCGGCGTATCTCAAACACAAGGTCAAAACCGCGGTCAGCTTCATCAGCGATTTCGAAGAAGCCATCGCTCACGAATGCGTCAAGCGCGAGTTGCACGGGGTGGTGTGCGGGCACATTCACCATGCCGAGATTCGCAAGGTCGGCGGGGTGGATTACCTCAATTGCGGGGATTGGGTGGAGTCGTGCACCGCGCTGATCGAGCATTGGGATGGCTCGATCGAGTTGTACCGATTGGCGGATGCCCAGGCGCGGGAGGCAGAGTTGAAGGCCATCAAAATCGCAGAGCCGGCATAG
- a CDS encoding HD domain-containing protein → MNANARFTHMQDGTQEDWAIIAADFSAYARQLPTRIVAHLKLLEGDFGGFPVDRLTHSLQTASRAWRDGRDEEYVVCALLHDIGDTLGSYNHPDIAAAILKPFVSAENLWMVEKHGIFQGYYFFHHLGMDRHLREQFSGHPQYQATIEFCAKYDAAAFDPAYDTLPLSFFEPMMERLFAQPRHSIYKAAMEEHSPA, encoded by the coding sequence ATGAATGCCAACGCCCGTTTCACCCACATGCAGGACGGCACGCAGGAAGACTGGGCGATCATCGCCGCAGATTTCAGTGCCTATGCTAGGCAATTGCCGACACGGATTGTGGCGCATCTGAAATTACTGGAGGGTGACTTTGGCGGCTTCCCGGTGGATCGTCTGACCCATTCCCTGCAAACCGCCAGCCGTGCCTGGCGCGATGGCCGGGATGAAGAATACGTGGTCTGCGCGCTGCTTCACGACATTGGCGACACCTTGGGTTCCTACAACCACCCGGACATCGCTGCGGCAATCCTCAAGCCGTTCGTCAGCGCCGAGAACCTGTGGATGGTCGAGAAGCACGGGATTTTCCAGGGGTATTACTTCTTCCATCATCTAGGGATGGACCGGCATCTACGCGAGCAATTCAGCGGGCATCCGCAGTATCAGGCGACCATTGAGTTTTGCGCCAAATATGATGCAGCGGCGTTTGATCCGGCGTATGACACACTGCCGCTGAGCTTCTTTGAACCGATGATGGAACGGTTGTTTGCGCAGCCCAGGCATTCAATTTACAAGGCGGCGATGGAAGAACATTCGCCAGCCTGA
- a CDS encoding DUF962 domain-containing protein produces MENIKRFNSFAEFYPYYLSEHSNSTCRRLHFIGTTLVIFILALTIGKGAWMLLLALPLAGYSFAWAGHFFFERNRPATFQHPFYSLLGDFVMYRDMILGRVPF; encoded by the coding sequence GTGGAAAACATCAAACGTTTCAACAGCTTCGCTGAGTTCTACCCGTATTACCTCAGCGAACACAGCAACAGTACGTGCCGACGACTGCACTTTATCGGCACGACGCTGGTTATTTTCATCCTGGCCCTGACCATCGGCAAAGGCGCCTGGATGCTGTTGTTGGCTCTACCGCTGGCGGGTTACAGCTTCGCCTGGGCCGGGCATTTCTTCTTCGAGAGGAATCGTCCTGCGACCTTTCAACATCCGTTTTACAGCCTGCTCGGCGATTTCGTTATGTACCGAGACATGATTCTGGGTCGCGTGCCGTTCTAG